The genomic interval GCAGGGGCGCGACTGGCCCCTTGCCGACGATGCCGACGATGCCGCACATGCCCTAGCGTGCCTTCCGAGTCGCGCGCGCGCGCGCCGACCGGCGCGACGCTTTGGCGCGGCGGCGGGTCCAGTTCTTGATCTCCCGCTGCTCGGCGCGGGTGACGGCGAGGGCATCGGCCGCGACGTCCTTGGCGATCGTGCTGCCCGCGCCGATGACCGCGCGATCGCCGATCCTGACCGGCGCGACCAGGGCCGTGTTCGAGCCGATGAACGCGCCTTCGCCGATCTCGGTTTCGTGCTTGGCGAAGCCGTCGTAGTTGCAGGTGATGGTGCCGGCGCCGATGTTGGCGCGCGCACCGACGCGCGCGTCGCCGACATAGGCGAGGTGGTTGGCCTTGGCGCCCTCGTCGAGAACCGCGTTCTTGATCTCGACGAAGTTGCCGACGTGGGCGCCGGGGCCGATCCTCGCTCCCGGCCTGAGGCGGGCGAAGGGCCCGACGATGGCGCCCCGCTCGATGGTCGCGCCCTGGACGTGGCAGAACCCGCGAATCTCGGCCTCGTCGCCGACCGTGACGCCGGGGCCGAACACCACATTGGGGCCGACCGTGACGTCGCGCCCGAGCCGGGTATCGAAACTGAACCAGACGGTTTCGGGGTCGATCAGCGTCGCGCCCTCGGCCATGGCGCGGGCGCGCAAGTCCCGTTGGATCGCGCGTTCGGCCAACGCCAGTTCGGCACGCGCGTTCACGCCCATGACCTCGGTCTCGCCCGCCTCGACCACCGCGCAGGACCGCCCCCGGGCGCGGGCGACAGCGACCGCGTCGGTCAGGTAATATTCCCGCTTGGCGTTGGCGCGTCCGATCCCTGCGAGCAGGCCGAACAGTGCCTTGCCGTCGAACGCCATGGCGCCCGCGTTGCAGAGCGGAATGCGCCGCTCCGCCGCGCTCGCGTCGCGTGCCTCGACGATCCGCTCGAGCCGACCGTCGGACCCGACCACCAGGCGGCCATATTGAGCGGGATCGGCGGGCCGAAAGCCGAGTACGACTACGGCCGGCTTGGCCGGGCTCCGCAGTTTGGCGAGCATCGCCTTGAGCGTCGCGGTTCGGATCAAGGGCGTGTCGCCGTAAAGCACCAGCACCGCGCTTCCCGGGCCGGTGCATCCCGCCAGCGCCTTCCTAGCCGCCCGCACGGCATGCGCGGTGCCAAGCTTGGGATGCTGAACCGCGACCGGGTGCGGGCGGACGGCCTCGGCGACATCCTCCATGTCTTCGCCGACCACGGCGACGATCCGATCCGGCTTCAAGCCCTCGGCGCTCGCCAGCACGTGCGCGATCATCGGCCTTCCGGCGAGCGGATGCAGAACCTTGGCGCGCGTCGATTTCATGCGCGTTCCCGCCCCGGCGGCAAGGACAAGGACGGCGATTTTTCGCTTGGTCATCGGGTCGGGAGGCGCTTAAAAGGATCGCTTCGGGCAAAGTGCCATAGCCGCCGCGAACCCGCCAAGTCAAACATTGTTTCCAATTCTTTCAATGACCTAACCGCCGATGGCTCTTCCCTCCTGTCCCGGCCTCAAGGCGGTGGTGTTCGACCTCGACGGCACGCTGATCGACAGCGCCCCCGATCTCGCCTCCGCCCTCAACCGCCTGCTGGCCATGGAAGGCTTGCGGCCGGTGTCGCTCGCCGATATCCACATGATGGTCGGCGACGGTGTCGCCAAGCTGGTCGAACGCGGCTTCGCGGCCCACGGCCGCAGCCTTGCGACGGCCGAATTGGAGGACCTCACCCGTCGATTCGTCGTCGACTACGAGCCGAATTCCGCGGTCGAGACGCGGCCCTTTCCCGGGGCGGTCGAGGCGCTTGGCGAGCTTCGCGGCGAAGGCTTGGCGCTCGGGGTTTGCACCAACAAGCCGGAGGCCGCGACCCGCGCGATTCTCGCCGCCTTCGGCATGGACGCCTACATCT from Rhodospirillales bacterium carries:
- the gph gene encoding phosphoglycolate phosphatase (PGP is an essential enzyme in the glycolate salvage pathway in higher organisms (photorespiration in plants). Phosphoglycolate results from the oxidase activity of RubisCO in the Calvin cycle when concentrations of carbon dioxide are low relative to oxygen. This enzyme is a member of the Haloacid Dehalogenase (HAD) superfamily of aspartate-nucleophile hydrolase enzymes (PF00702).), with translation MALPSCPGLKAVVFDLDGTLIDSAPDLASALNRLLAMEGLRPVSLADIHMMVGDGVAKLVERGFAAHGRSLATAELEDLTRRFVVDYEPNSAVETRPFPGAVEALGELRGEGLALGVCTNKPEAATRAILAAFGMDAYISAVVGGDTLPGARKPDPATLLETLRRLGATSGQAIAVGDSPNDVGAARAAGVPVIAVSFGYTRVPPHRLGADRLIDRFADLRAALAEVARDCLALTPVPGAP
- the glmU gene encoding bifunctional UDP-N-acetylglucosamine diphosphorylase/glucosamine-1-phosphate N-acetyltransferase GlmU, coding for MTKRKIAVLVLAAGAGTRMKSTRAKVLHPLAGRPMIAHVLASAEGLKPDRIVAVVGEDMEDVAEAVRPHPVAVQHPKLGTAHAVRAARKALAGCTGPGSAVLVLYGDTPLIRTATLKAMLAKLRSPAKPAVVVLGFRPADPAQYGRLVVGSDGRLERIVEARDASAAERRIPLCNAGAMAFDGKALFGLLAGIGRANAKREYYLTDAVAVARARGRSCAVVEAGETEVMGVNARAELALAERAIQRDLRARAMAEGATLIDPETVWFSFDTRLGRDVTVGPNVVFGPGVTVGDEAEIRGFCHVQGATIERGAIVGPFARLRPGARIGPGAHVGNFVEIKNAVLDEGAKANHLAYVGDARVGARANIGAGTITCNYDGFAKHETEIGEGAFIGSNTALVAPVRIGDRAVIGAGSTIAKDVAADALAVTRAEQREIKNWTRRRAKASRRSARARATRKAR